In Spodoptera frugiperda isolate SF20-4 chromosome 12, AGI-APGP_CSIRO_Sfru_2.0, whole genome shotgun sequence, a single window of DNA contains:
- the LOC118263188 gene encoding periodic tryptophan protein 1 homolog, with protein sequence MEETTPTVSLISCMHFVRRGVAKAVPEKIELTEKELEKIIKQTADDLRIAEAGDDESDEEGEASAAPRDPPADPNDEFNFEKYDEEDNINPVGIGTVATLPNLGDLSEGVQIRTEGPDSDEEDDIIKPNDNLLLVGHVESDASVLEVYIYNKEEDSFYVHHDIILPWFPLCIEWLSHDPSDPNPGNLCALGGMDPVIQVWDLDIENCLEPAFKLGKKPNKKKKTKRVGHKDAVLDLSWNRNFTHVLASGSADNTVLLWDLDQGTPHTKIDCFQDKVQSLAFHPLEAQTLVSGSCDGFARVSDCRAPDAHRAWNLGPEIERVVWNSQNPFCFAMSNNQGKVAYVDCRNDAPLWTVDAHEKEVTGLILSDRVPGLMVTVSTDEKLKTWDISGGSPQQVSERTCRVGQALCAALCPDAAYSVAVGGDNKQNYIELVDLSISEQFESRFASRPLLIPPTAPSEAAMET encoded by the exons atgGAAGAAACTACACCTACAGTCAGTTTAATATCATGTATGCACTTTGTGCGTCGCGGAGTGGCGAAAGCAGTGCcggaaaaa ATAGAATTAACGGAGAAAGAATTGGAGAAAATTATCAAACAAACAGCTGATGATTTGAG GATAGCTGAAGCTGGTGATGATGAGAGTGATGAAGAAGGAGAAGCAAGCGCTGCCCCGAGAGACCCTCCAGCAGATCCTAATGACGAGTTCAACTTTGAAAAGTATGACGAGGAAGATAATA TTAACCCAGTCGGTATTGGTACCGTAGCTACATTACCAAATTTGGGTGACTTAAGTGAAGGGGTACAGATTAGG ACAGAAGGGCCAGACAGTGATGAAGAGGATGACATCATCAAACCGAATGATAATCTCCTTTTAGTCGGACATGTTGAGAGCGACGCCAGCGTCTTAGAAGTATACA TTTACAACAAGGAAGAGGATTCATTCTACGTGCACCATGATATCATTCTCCCGTGGTTCCCGCTGTGTATTGAGTGGCTCAGCCATGACCCCTCGGATCCCAATCCTG GCAACCTCTGTGCCCTCGGTGGTATGGACCCGGTTATCCAAGTGTGGGACTTGGACATCGAGAACTGTCTGGAGCCAGCCTTCAAGTTGGgtaaaaaacctaataaaaagaagaaaactaAACGGGTCGGACACAAGGATGCTGTTCTAGATCTATCGTGGAACAGGAACTTTAC ACACGTGCTAGCGAGTGGATCAGCTGACAACACAGTGTTATTATGGGACCTGGATCAAGGCACGCCACACACCAAAATCGACTGCTTCCAGGATaag GTACAATCCCTAGCATTCCACCCCCTGGAAGCGCAGACGTTGGTGAGTGGTTCGTGCGACGGGTTCGCTCGCGTGTCGGACTGCCGCGCGCCCGACGCGCACCGCGCATGGAACCTCGGGCCCGAGATAGAGCGGGTCGTCTGGAACTCACAGAACCCATTCTGTTTTGct ATGAGTAACAACCAAGGCAAGGTAGCGTACGTGGACTGCCGGAACGACGCGCCGCTGTGGACGGTCGACGCGCACGAGAAGGAGGTCACCGGACTCATACTCAGCGACCGAGTGCCCGGCCTCATGGTCACCGTCAGCACCGACGAGAAACTCAAGACTTGGGACATTTCTGG tggATCACCGCAACAAGTAAGCGAGCGCACATGTCGCGTGGGCCAGGCCCTGTGCGCCGCGCTGTGTCCGGACGCGGCGTACAGCGTCGCCGTCGGGGGCGACAACAAACAGAACTACATCGAACTTGTTGACCTCTCCATTAGTGAACAAT TTGAAAGTCGGTTCGCATCGCGACCCCTGCTCATACCACCCACTGCGCCCAGTGAAGCTGCTATGGAGACATAg
- the LOC118263187 gene encoding uncharacterized protein LOC118263187 isoform X1 produces MPRCSAAGCRNMGSHSFPKDPKLRKLWETATGKDNFIASKHSRLCAEHFKPSDYVEVCSTTGAPPYHRCLKKTAVPSVFQHKSNKRLRRRIKCKTEPDIARTETKVKEEMKVKEETKDVVENTPQPVQPENESQEGNTSFRDKSQRLKNKKAFLAKRSKCTVPQCNGEVSSEISLHLCPNNPAVRNEWAEAFNVRYSYVKTLVACSQHFTKLDFIQSKNSERVLKHNAVPSRNLPKKDTDLKSNCVKKYVPSSVKKSNFQKQIMNNNASDEDPPEEKEEKVLQECRACLKKLNDKQSVCNIFQPWALPWKGMEPTIAEDLAKLANIEVSQTDRHTKVLCEPCYQKLRDAATFASAVRNCDLVLRMRFTAEIDMERVWPKPIQVDKNLNGSVYTDPMNVEIKQEVVTDDEYPANGPENPYVETELANLDIKIEPEEFVEPPPLNITINGTISLDPLNSENRELINGTQLAQESTQFIEMPVKQEPASEGEQEFELPPDLPLECMLCAKPFHSVSGLKAHVIAHHSYKSVKRKSDGSVSPEKKRFDKYRCGICHTGFSTSTDLMVHETCHNKYACYACSRKFDSFPLLTRHRKRCKATVSNSVQKLKTLEDVKRPAVEDILKDFDDAETIDELEAEVDPPLSTESQENSQEQNNTIDTSLENTEVGQDKLTEGQDKLTEGQNEQDTEEQPEAINEDVEMKDLDSNTEVSNEKIQEDSEPKSQVEDLRESELSEIVGHVNDASDVNVDSDKNINHSESCVILDVKSKVDEDSDNMKLHLEIHSANKETEPAVNDVDIPVGTMENDDCT; encoded by the exons ATGCCTCGATGTTCAGCGGCAGGATGCCGTAACATGGGGTCACATTCGTTCCCTAAAGACCCTAAGTTACGAAAATTGTGGGAGACAGCTACGGGAAAAGACAACTTCATAGCTTCGAAACATTCAAGGTTATGTGCTGAACATTTTAAGCCGAGTGATTATGTTGAAGTATGTTCAACCACAG gGGCGCCACCTTACCACAGATGTTTGAAGAAAACAGCTGTTCCATCAGTTTTTCAACATAAAAGTAATAAGAGACTCAGAAGAAGAATTAAGTGCAAAACTGAGCCTGACATTGCAA gaACTGAAACGAAGGTGAAAGAAGAAATGAAGGTAAAGGAAGAAACAAAGGATGTAGTTGAAAACACGCCACAACCAGTCCAACCAGAGAATGAATCTCAAGAAGGAAACACATCGTTTCGAGACAAATCGCAGAGGTTAAAGAACAAAAAAGCTTTCTT GGCGAAACGGTCAAAATGTACAGTACCTCAGTGTAATGGAGAAGTATCTAGTGAAATATCTTTACATCTCTGCCCCAATAACCCAGCCGTGAGAAATGAATGGGCCGAAGCTTTCAACGTTAGGTACTCTTATGTCAAAACCTTGGTTGCGTGCAGTCAACACTTCACCAAGCTGGATTTTATTCAGTCAA AAAATTCTGAGCGTGTATTGAAACACAATGCAGTGCCCTCCCGTAATCTACCTAAAAAAGACACAGATTTAAAAAGTAACTGTGTGAAGAAGTATGTCCCGAGCTCAGTTAAGAAAAGTAATTTTCAAAA GCagataatgaataataatgcAAGCGACGAAGATCCACCGGAGGAGAAAGAAGAGAAAGTGTTACAGGAATGTCGGGCTTGCTTGAAGAAGTTAAATGATAAACAAAGTGTTTGCAACATATTCCAGCCGTGGGCTCTGCCCTGGAAGGGTATGGAGCCCACCATAGCTGAGGATTTGGCAAAATTAGCCAACATTGAG GTatcacagacagacagacacacaaaAGTCCTATGTGAACCGTGTTATCAGAAGTTACGGGATGCAGCAACATTTGCCTCCGCAGTGAGGAACTGTGACCTGGTACTCAGAATGCGGTTCACAGCTGAGATAGACATGGAAAGGGTTTGGCCAAAGCCCATTCAAGTAGATAAAAACCTCAATGGTTCTGTATATACCGATCCAATGAATGTTGAAATAAAGCAGGAAGTTGTTACCGATGATGAGTATCCTGCTAACGGACCAGAGAACCCGTACGTTGAGACTGAACTAGCCAATTTGGATATTAAAATTGAACCCGAAGAGTTTGTGGAACCTCCGCCTCTGAATATCACTATAAATG gCACAATATCACTAGATCCTTTAAATTCTGAGAACAGGGAACTTATTAATGGAACACAATTAGCACAGGAATCAACTCAA TTTATAGAAATGCCAGTGAAACAGGAGCCGGCTAGTGAAGGCGAGCAAGAGTTTGAGCTGCCGCCGGACTTGCCGCTCGAGTGCATGCTCTGCGCCAAGCCATTCCACAGTGTCAGTGGACTTAAG GCGCACGTGATAGCCCATCATTCCTACAAGTCTGTGAAAAGGAAATCGGATGGCAGTGTCTCGCCGGAGAAGAAACGGTTTGATAAATACAGATGTGGCATTTGTCATACAG GTTTCTCAACTTCTACAGATCTGATGGTACATGAGACCTGCCACAATAAGTACGCATGTTACGCCTGCTCGAGGAAGTTCGACTCGTTCCCACTGCTTACTCGCCATCGCAAGCGGTGTAAAGCTACCGTCTCCAACTCTGTACAGAAGCTTAAAACTTTAGAAGATGTTAAAAG ACCAGCAGTAGAAGACATATTGAAAGACTTTGATGACGCAGAGACGATAGATGAACTAGAAGCTGAAGTAGACCCACCATTATCCACAGAAAGCCAAGAGAACTCACAAGaacaaaacaacacaatagACACCTCACTAGAAAATACAGAAGTAGGACAGGACAAATTAACAGAAGGACAGGACAAATTAACAGAAGGACAAAATGAACAGGACACAGAAGAACAACCAGAAGCAATAAATGAAGATGTTGAAATGAAGGACTTGGATAGCAATACAGAAGTAtctaatgaaaaaatacaagaaGATAGTGAACCAAAAAGTCAAGTTGAAGACTTAAGAGAATCTGAGCTAAGTGAAATAGTAGGTCATGTGAACGACGCAAGTGATGTCAATGTAGACagtgataaaaatatcaatcatAGTGAAAGTTGTGTAATATTAGATGTTAAAAGCAAAGTTGATGAAGACTCGGACAATATGAAACTCCATTTAGAAATACATTCGGCCAATAAAGAGACTGAACCAGCAGTGAATGATGTTGATATACCTGTAGGAACTATGGAAAATGATGATTGTACTTAG
- the LOC118263187 gene encoding uncharacterized protein LOC118263187 isoform X2, giving the protein MMHFQPNDFKEGFERCKLIGKAVPMPCSQNSDCSSNRKSLVSEVDLGTETKVKEEMKVKEETKDVVENTPQPVQPENESQEGNTSFRDKSQRLKNKKAFLAKRSKCTVPQCNGEVSSEISLHLCPNNPAVRNEWAEAFNVRYSYVKTLVACSQHFTKLDFIQSKNSERVLKHNAVPSRNLPKKDTDLKSNCVKKYVPSSVKKSNFQKQIMNNNASDEDPPEEKEEKVLQECRACLKKLNDKQSVCNIFQPWALPWKGMEPTIAEDLAKLANIEVSQTDRHTKVLCEPCYQKLRDAATFASAVRNCDLVLRMRFTAEIDMERVWPKPIQVDKNLNGSVYTDPMNVEIKQEVVTDDEYPANGPENPYVETELANLDIKIEPEEFVEPPPLNITINGTISLDPLNSENRELINGTQLAQESTQFIEMPVKQEPASEGEQEFELPPDLPLECMLCAKPFHSVSGLKAHVIAHHSYKSVKRKSDGSVSPEKKRFDKYRCGICHTGFSTSTDLMVHETCHNKYACYACSRKFDSFPLLTRHRKRCKATVSNSVQKLKTLEDVKRPAVEDILKDFDDAETIDELEAEVDPPLSTESQENSQEQNNTIDTSLENTEVGQDKLTEGQDKLTEGQNEQDTEEQPEAINEDVEMKDLDSNTEVSNEKIQEDSEPKSQVEDLRESELSEIVGHVNDASDVNVDSDKNINHSESCVILDVKSKVDEDSDNMKLHLEIHSANKETEPAVNDVDIPVGTMENDDCT; this is encoded by the exons ATGATGCATTTTCAACCGAATGACTTTAAGGAAGGGTTTGAGAGATGCAAGTTGATTGGAAAAGCTGTACCAATGCCTTGTTCGCAAAATAGTGACTGTAGTAGTAACCGTAAATCTCTTGTGTCTGAAGTGGATCTTG gaACTGAAACGAAGGTGAAAGAAGAAATGAAGGTAAAGGAAGAAACAAAGGATGTAGTTGAAAACACGCCACAACCAGTCCAACCAGAGAATGAATCTCAAGAAGGAAACACATCGTTTCGAGACAAATCGCAGAGGTTAAAGAACAAAAAAGCTTTCTT GGCGAAACGGTCAAAATGTACAGTACCTCAGTGTAATGGAGAAGTATCTAGTGAAATATCTTTACATCTCTGCCCCAATAACCCAGCCGTGAGAAATGAATGGGCCGAAGCTTTCAACGTTAGGTACTCTTATGTCAAAACCTTGGTTGCGTGCAGTCAACACTTCACCAAGCTGGATTTTATTCAGTCAA AAAATTCTGAGCGTGTATTGAAACACAATGCAGTGCCCTCCCGTAATCTACCTAAAAAAGACACAGATTTAAAAAGTAACTGTGTGAAGAAGTATGTCCCGAGCTCAGTTAAGAAAAGTAATTTTCAAAA GCagataatgaataataatgcAAGCGACGAAGATCCACCGGAGGAGAAAGAAGAGAAAGTGTTACAGGAATGTCGGGCTTGCTTGAAGAAGTTAAATGATAAACAAAGTGTTTGCAACATATTCCAGCCGTGGGCTCTGCCCTGGAAGGGTATGGAGCCCACCATAGCTGAGGATTTGGCAAAATTAGCCAACATTGAG GTatcacagacagacagacacacaaaAGTCCTATGTGAACCGTGTTATCAGAAGTTACGGGATGCAGCAACATTTGCCTCCGCAGTGAGGAACTGTGACCTGGTACTCAGAATGCGGTTCACAGCTGAGATAGACATGGAAAGGGTTTGGCCAAAGCCCATTCAAGTAGATAAAAACCTCAATGGTTCTGTATATACCGATCCAATGAATGTTGAAATAAAGCAGGAAGTTGTTACCGATGATGAGTATCCTGCTAACGGACCAGAGAACCCGTACGTTGAGACTGAACTAGCCAATTTGGATATTAAAATTGAACCCGAAGAGTTTGTGGAACCTCCGCCTCTGAATATCACTATAAATG gCACAATATCACTAGATCCTTTAAATTCTGAGAACAGGGAACTTATTAATGGAACACAATTAGCACAGGAATCAACTCAA TTTATAGAAATGCCAGTGAAACAGGAGCCGGCTAGTGAAGGCGAGCAAGAGTTTGAGCTGCCGCCGGACTTGCCGCTCGAGTGCATGCTCTGCGCCAAGCCATTCCACAGTGTCAGTGGACTTAAG GCGCACGTGATAGCCCATCATTCCTACAAGTCTGTGAAAAGGAAATCGGATGGCAGTGTCTCGCCGGAGAAGAAACGGTTTGATAAATACAGATGTGGCATTTGTCATACAG GTTTCTCAACTTCTACAGATCTGATGGTACATGAGACCTGCCACAATAAGTACGCATGTTACGCCTGCTCGAGGAAGTTCGACTCGTTCCCACTGCTTACTCGCCATCGCAAGCGGTGTAAAGCTACCGTCTCCAACTCTGTACAGAAGCTTAAAACTTTAGAAGATGTTAAAAG ACCAGCAGTAGAAGACATATTGAAAGACTTTGATGACGCAGAGACGATAGATGAACTAGAAGCTGAAGTAGACCCACCATTATCCACAGAAAGCCAAGAGAACTCACAAGaacaaaacaacacaatagACACCTCACTAGAAAATACAGAAGTAGGACAGGACAAATTAACAGAAGGACAGGACAAATTAACAGAAGGACAAAATGAACAGGACACAGAAGAACAACCAGAAGCAATAAATGAAGATGTTGAAATGAAGGACTTGGATAGCAATACAGAAGTAtctaatgaaaaaatacaagaaGATAGTGAACCAAAAAGTCAAGTTGAAGACTTAAGAGAATCTGAGCTAAGTGAAATAGTAGGTCATGTGAACGACGCAAGTGATGTCAATGTAGACagtgataaaaatatcaatcatAGTGAAAGTTGTGTAATATTAGATGTTAAAAGCAAAGTTGATGAAGACTCGGACAATATGAAACTCCATTTAGAAATACATTCGGCCAATAAAGAGACTGAACCAGCAGTGAATGATGTTGATATACCTGTAGGAACTATGGAAAATGATGATTGTACTTAG